One stretch of Variovorax sp. 54 DNA includes these proteins:
- a CDS encoding malonate--CoA ligase: protein MKTKSSPNANLFAALRAAFPADLDAIAVETENGLHYSWRDLDRASAMIANLLDGLKLEKGARVAVQVEKSVEAMLLYLATLRAGYVFLPLNTAYQSAEIEYFIGNAEPAVVVCTGRNAAWVRPIAEAAGTRHVFTLDDDRTGTLLDAAARCSDRHTVAIKKPDDLAAILYTSGTTGRSKGAMLTHRNLLSNAEVLKTYWGWKKGDVLIHALPIFHVHGLFVALHGALLNGSKIIWFSKFDPKRIVAKLPEATVFMGVPTLYVRLLAEPGLTREAVRTMRLFVAGSAPLLIETFDEWRERTGHTILERYGMSETAMLTSNPYDAKKGERRGGTVGFALPGVQLRVRDDEGKDLPVDEIGGIQVKGPNVFAGYWRMPEKTKEEFTADGFFKTGDVGKIDARGYITIVGRSKDLIISGGYNVYPAEIEGYINEMAGVAESAVIGVPHPDFGEVGVAIVIPKAGAAIDADAIVAELKAKLANFKIPKRCFVVPELPRNTMGKVQKALLRAEHKELFAG, encoded by the coding sequence ATGAAGACGAAGTCCTCCCCCAACGCCAACCTGTTCGCCGCCTTGCGCGCGGCCTTTCCCGCCGACCTCGACGCCATCGCGGTCGAGACCGAGAACGGCCTGCATTACTCGTGGCGCGACCTCGACCGCGCCAGCGCGATGATCGCCAACCTGCTCGACGGCCTGAAGCTCGAGAAGGGCGCACGCGTCGCCGTGCAGGTCGAGAAATCGGTCGAAGCCATGCTGCTGTACCTCGCGACCCTGCGCGCGGGCTACGTGTTCCTGCCGCTCAACACGGCCTACCAGAGCGCAGAGATCGAGTACTTCATCGGCAACGCCGAGCCCGCCGTGGTCGTGTGCACCGGCCGCAACGCGGCCTGGGTGCGCCCGATTGCCGAAGCGGCCGGCACGCGCCATGTGTTCACGCTGGACGACGACCGCACCGGCACGCTGCTCGATGCTGCAGCGCGCTGCAGCGACCGCCACACCGTCGCCATCAAGAAGCCCGACGACCTCGCCGCCATCCTGTACACCAGCGGCACCACGGGCCGCAGCAAGGGCGCGATGCTCACGCACCGCAACCTGCTGTCGAACGCCGAAGTGCTCAAGACCTATTGGGGCTGGAAGAAGGGCGACGTGCTCATTCACGCGCTGCCCATCTTCCACGTGCATGGGCTGTTCGTGGCGCTGCACGGCGCGCTGCTCAACGGCAGCAAGATCATCTGGTTCTCGAAGTTCGACCCGAAGCGCATCGTCGCCAAGCTGCCCGAGGCCACCGTGTTCATGGGCGTGCCCACGCTCTACGTGCGTCTGCTGGCCGAGCCGGGCCTCACGCGCGAGGCGGTGCGCACCATGCGCCTGTTCGTCGCGGGCTCGGCGCCGCTGCTCATCGAGACCTTTGACGAATGGCGCGAGCGCACCGGCCACACGATCCTCGAACGCTACGGCATGAGCGAGACCGCGATGCTCACGTCCAACCCGTACGACGCGAAGAAGGGCGAGCGCCGCGGCGGCACCGTCGGCTTCGCGCTGCCCGGCGTGCAGCTGCGCGTGCGCGACGACGAGGGCAAGGACCTGCCGGTCGACGAAATCGGCGGCATCCAGGTGAAGGGCCCCAACGTGTTCGCCGGCTACTGGCGCATGCCCGAGAAGACGAAGGAAGAGTTCACCGCCGACGGTTTCTTCAAGACCGGCGACGTGGGCAAGATCGATGCACGCGGCTACATCACCATCGTGGGGCGCAGCAAGGACCTGATCATCAGCGGCGGCTACAACGTCTACCCGGCCGAGATCGAGGGCTACATCAACGAGATGGCCGGCGTGGCCGAAAGCGCCGTCATCGGCGTGCCGCACCCCGATTTTGGCGAGGTGGGCGTGGCCATCGTGATCCCCAAGGCCGGCGCCGCGATCGACGCTGACGCCATCGTGGCCGAACTCAAGGCCAAGCTCGCGAACTTCAAGATTCCGAAGCGCTGCTTCGTCGTGCCGGAACTGCCGCGCAACACGATGGGGAAGGTGCAGAAGGCGCTGCTGCGGGCGGAGCACAAGGAACTGTTCGCAGGCTAG
- a CDS encoding carbon-nitrogen hydrolase family protein, translating into MPTTVHPKLRVAAVQAAPVFLDLDATIDKTIELMAQAAQQGVQLIAFPETWVPGYPWWVWLDSPAWGMQFVQRYHDNSLVIGSPEFERLQAAARQHKIWLSLGYSEKAAGSLYIAQALIDDQGRTVQTRRKLKPTHVERTVFGEGDGADLHVVETPLGNIGSLCCWEHLQPLSKYAMYSQNEQIHCGAWPSFSLYRGAAYALGHEVNNAASQVYAVEGGCFVIAPCATVSKAMSELMCTDDGKRQMLGVGGGHARIYGPDGSPLGTPLAEDAEGLVIADIDLGMIALAKAAADPSGHYARPDVTQLLLNKTRRTPVVVQLTPEPEGSVPEPATVQA; encoded by the coding sequence ATGCCGACCACCGTCCACCCCAAGCTCCGCGTCGCCGCCGTGCAGGCCGCACCCGTGTTCCTCGACCTCGACGCCACCATCGACAAGACCATCGAGCTGATGGCGCAGGCCGCGCAACAGGGCGTGCAGCTCATCGCCTTTCCCGAGACCTGGGTGCCCGGCTACCCGTGGTGGGTCTGGCTCGATTCGCCGGCGTGGGGCATGCAGTTCGTGCAGCGCTACCACGACAACTCGCTGGTCATCGGCTCGCCCGAGTTCGAGCGCCTGCAGGCCGCGGCGCGCCAGCACAAGATCTGGCTGTCGCTCGGCTACAGCGAGAAAGCCGCGGGCAGCCTGTACATCGCGCAGGCGCTGATCGACGACCAGGGCCGCACGGTGCAGACGCGCCGCAAGCTCAAGCCCACGCACGTGGAGCGCACCGTGTTCGGCGAAGGCGACGGCGCCGACCTGCATGTGGTCGAGACGCCGCTGGGCAACATCGGCTCGCTGTGCTGCTGGGAGCATCTGCAGCCGCTGAGCAAGTACGCGATGTATTCGCAGAACGAGCAGATCCACTGCGGCGCATGGCCGAGCTTTTCGCTCTACCGCGGCGCGGCCTACGCGCTGGGCCATGAGGTCAACAACGCCGCGAGCCAGGTGTATGCGGTCGAGGGCGGCTGCTTCGTCATCGCGCCCTGCGCCACGGTGTCGAAGGCCATGAGCGAGCTGATGTGCACCGACGACGGCAAGCGGCAGATGCTGGGCGTCGGCGGCGGGCATGCGCGCATCTACGGTCCGGACGGTTCGCCGCTGGGCACGCCGCTGGCCGAGGACGCCGAAGGCCTGGTGATCGCCGACATCGACCTCGGCATGATCGCGCTCGCCAAGGCGGCGGCCGACCCGAGCGGCCACTATGCGCGGCCCGACGTCACGCAGCTGCTGCTGAACAAGACGCGGCGCACGCCCGTGGTGGTGCAGCTCACGCCGGAGCCTGAGGGCAGCGTGCCCGAGCCTGCGACTGTCCAGGCCTAG
- a CDS encoding helix-turn-helix domain-containing protein: MTHLLSTDAVSRDQRLAYWTDMICNVYVQLECDAVRPGDGGDFEGSIRQHALPGLGMSVVTSRAQKVVRTPRHIAASSDDCFLVSIQARGQGVVRQDGRDAVLGAGDFALYDSTRPYELLFDQPFEQIVLKLPGERLRSELRDTEALTATTVSGREGAGHLLLGMIRTLREDFDALQPASALAVAHGVQNILVAGLQTLPAAHAPALSNLTAYHLGRVKQRIDEQLADPTLSVGTLAAQLGMSVSHIHRVFKSEPLTPSQYIWERRLDACSRDLLEPRLAGRPVGEIAYGRGFNDAAHFSRAFRERFGCSPREWRRQRSQP, translated from the coding sequence ATGACCCATCTGCTCAGCACCGATGCCGTTTCGCGCGACCAGCGGCTCGCGTACTGGACCGACATGATCTGCAACGTCTACGTGCAGCTCGAATGCGATGCGGTGCGCCCCGGTGACGGCGGCGACTTCGAGGGCAGCATCCGCCAGCACGCGCTGCCCGGCCTCGGCATGTCGGTCGTGACCTCGCGGGCGCAGAAGGTGGTGCGCACGCCGCGCCACATCGCCGCGTCGAGCGACGACTGCTTTCTTGTCAGCATCCAGGCGCGCGGGCAAGGCGTGGTGCGCCAGGACGGGCGCGACGCCGTGCTCGGCGCCGGCGACTTCGCGCTGTACGACAGCACGCGGCCTTACGAGCTGCTGTTCGACCAGCCCTTCGAGCAGATCGTGCTCAAGCTGCCCGGCGAGCGGCTGCGCAGCGAGCTGCGCGACACCGAGGCGCTCACGGCCACCACCGTGTCAGGGCGCGAGGGTGCGGGGCACCTGCTGCTGGGCATGATCCGCACGCTGCGCGAGGACTTCGACGCGCTGCAGCCGGCCTCGGCGCTGGCGGTGGCGCATGGCGTGCAGAACATCCTCGTGGCCGGCCTGCAGACGCTGCCCGCGGCGCACGCACCGGCGCTCAGCAACCTCACGGCGTACCACCTGGGGCGCGTGAAGCAGCGCATCGACGAGCAGCTGGCCGACCCGACGCTGTCGGTGGGCACGCTGGCGGCGCAGCTGGGCATGTCGGTGAGCCATATCCACCGCGTGTTCAAGAGCGAGCCGCTGACGCCCTCGCAGTACATCTGGGAGCGCCGGCTTGACGCGTGCAGCCGCGACCTGCTGGAGCCGCGCCTGGCAGGGCGGCCGGTGGGGGAGATCGCGTATGGGAGGGGGTTCAACGACGCGGCGCATTTCAGCCGCGCGTTTCGCGAGCGCTTCGGATGTTCGCCGCGCGAATGGCGGCGGCAGCGCTCGCAACCATGA
- a CDS encoding universal stress protein — translation MKILIAVDGSAYTQKALNYLLANRAMFVDGHELVVVNVCTGISGHVARHLSKEIVADYYAEENAKVLDPVKAWFADKGVTNYKADARHGHASEEILKSATESKAELIVLGTHGHGILGRALMGSVATKVVAETNISVLLVQ, via the coding sequence ATGAAAATCCTCATCGCCGTCGACGGCAGCGCCTACACGCAAAAAGCCCTCAACTACCTGCTCGCCAACCGCGCCATGTTCGTGGACGGCCATGAGCTGGTGGTGGTGAATGTCTGCACGGGCATCTCCGGCCACGTGGCGCGACACCTCAGCAAGGAGATCGTCGCCGACTACTACGCCGAGGAAAACGCCAAGGTGCTCGACCCGGTGAAGGCCTGGTTCGCCGACAAGGGCGTGACCAACTACAAAGCCGACGCACGCCACGGCCACGCGTCTGAAGAAATCCTCAAGTCGGCCACCGAATCGAAGGCCGAGCTGATCGTGCTCGGCACGCACGGCCACGGCATCCTGGGCCGCGCGCTGATGGGTTCGGTCGCGACCAAGGTCGTGGCAGAGACCAACATCTCGGTGCTGCTGGTCCAGTAA
- a CDS encoding sulfite exporter TauE/SafE family protein, whose product MNFTALLDPLLIAELAALGLGTGFLAGLLGIGGGMLMVPFITIIMGQRGVPADLAVKMAIATSMATIIFTSVSSVRAHHKRGAVRWDIVQRLAPGIVIGSLAGSLGVFALLKGTALAIFFALFVGFSATQMFLDKKPKPTRQMPGTGGQLAAGGTIGFISGLVGAGGGFISVPFMTWCNVAIHNAVATSAALGFPIAVANVLGYVLSGQSVQGLPAGAFGYIWLPALVVIAACSVFTAPLGAKAAHSLPVKKLKRVFASILYLLAAYMLWKGLRG is encoded by the coding sequence GTGAACTTCACCGCCCTGCTCGACCCGCTCCTGATCGCCGAACTCGCCGCGCTCGGCCTGGGCACCGGTTTCCTCGCGGGCCTCCTGGGCATCGGCGGCGGCATGCTGATGGTGCCGTTCATCACGATCATCATGGGCCAGCGCGGCGTGCCGGCCGACCTCGCGGTGAAGATGGCGATCGCGACCTCGATGGCGACGATCATCTTCACGTCGGTGTCCAGCGTGCGCGCGCACCACAAGCGCGGCGCGGTGCGCTGGGACATCGTGCAACGCCTGGCACCCGGCATCGTCATCGGCAGCCTCGCGGGCAGCCTGGGCGTGTTCGCGCTGCTCAAGGGCACGGCGCTGGCCATCTTCTTCGCGCTGTTCGTGGGCTTCTCGGCCACGCAGATGTTCCTCGACAAGAAGCCCAAGCCGACACGCCAGATGCCGGGCACCGGCGGCCAGCTCGCGGCGGGCGGCACCATCGGTTTCATCTCGGGCCTGGTGGGCGCGGGCGGCGGCTTCATCAGCGTGCCGTTCATGACCTGGTGCAACGTCGCGATCCACAACGCGGTGGCAACCAGCGCGGCGCTGGGCTTTCCGATTGCGGTGGCCAACGTGCTGGGCTATGTGCTCAGCGGCCAGTCGGTGCAGGGCCTGCCGGCCGGCGCCTTCGGCTACATCTGGCTGCCCGCGCTCGTGGTGATCGCGGCCTGCAGCGTGTTCACCGCGCCGCTGGGCGCCAAGGCCGCGCACAGCCTGCCGGTGAAGAAGCTCAAGCGCGTGTTCGCGAGCATCCTGTACCTGCTGGCCGCCTACATGCTCTGGAAGGGCCTGCGGGGCTGA
- a CDS encoding cell division protein ZapA — translation MKQIEVQIMGQSYLLGCPDGGEAQLREAVDRVDAAMCKIRDAGKVKARDRIAVLASLNLAFDLAAQQAAAAAAPAPAVAVAATASTGETSGDTDPQAAQLIQRLDQALAGDGHLL, via the coding sequence ATGAAGCAGATTGAAGTACAGATCATGGGCCAGAGCTATTTGCTCGGCTGTCCCGACGGCGGCGAGGCGCAACTGCGCGAGGCCGTCGACCGCGTGGACGCGGCCATGTGCAAGATCCGCGACGCAGGCAAGGTGAAGGCCCGCGACCGCATCGCCGTGCTCGCCTCGCTGAACCTGGCTTTCGATCTCGCGGCACAGCAGGCCGCTGCTGCCGCCGCACCGGCCCCTGCGGTTGCCGTCGCAGCCACCGCCAGCACCGGCGAAACCTCCGGGGACACCGACCCGCAGGCCGCCCAGCTCATTCAAAGACTCGATCAAGCCCTGGCGGGCGATGGACATTTGCTCTGA